The following proteins come from a genomic window of Thiothrix unzii:
- the rplI gene encoding 50S ribosomal protein L9 produces MEIILLKKVENLGTLGNVVNVRPGYARNFLIPQGKAKMATKTNIAEFETRRAELEAEAADILAAAQARKAQLDDMVITIQAKAGNEGKLFGSVSNHEIAEAINAAGVTLERREIRMPEGALRHLGEFEVGVHLHSEVDATVKVVIEAE; encoded by the coding sequence ATGGAAATCATTCTGCTGAAGAAAGTAGAAAATCTGGGCACACTGGGCAACGTTGTCAATGTACGCCCCGGTTATGCGCGTAACTTCCTGATCCCTCAGGGAAAAGCAAAAATGGCAACCAAAACCAATATCGCGGAGTTTGAAACCCGCCGTGCGGAATTGGAAGCTGAAGCGGCTGACATTTTAGCGGCTGCACAAGCACGTAAAGCACAATTGGATGACATGGTTATTACCATTCAGGCCAAAGCTGGCAACGAAGGCAAACTGTTTGGTTCCGTGTCTAACCACGAAATCGCAGAAGCTATCAATGCAGCCGGTGTTACGCTTGAACGTCGTGAAATTCGTATGCCAGAAGGCGCACTGCGTCATTTGGGCGAATTTGAAGTAGGCGTACACCTGCACAGCGAAGTCGATGCTACCGTTAAAGTTGTTATCGAAGCGGAATAA
- a CDS encoding DUF2232 domain-containing protein: MAKFIMAGPLQAVGFILLFSILSLFLPLMGLLGNAAVGLITLRMGWRRGLLIAMISSAVLGGLSLLLQMNPFVGFGFSMLTWLSVILLATLLGNSVSWSKTLTVLLAITVGAVLLFHLQVSDPVAFWQNQPLWMQFVEVAKSMQVMPAEMPASEQQQLMDNAASILSGSIAGAVSGLLILSLLIARHWQAMLYNPGGFSAEWRELQLGKPAALLMIAVITLALFSQQITAINMVFAGLTVFLFQGIALVHGLVALLQQHKAWLIGMYILLFLMPAHGGILLAAFGIIDSLAGFRSQIKARKR, translated from the coding sequence ATGGCAAAGTTCATTATGGCAGGGCCATTGCAAGCAGTTGGATTTATCCTGCTGTTTTCCATTTTGTCCCTGTTTCTGCCGCTCATGGGCTTATTAGGCAATGCAGCCGTTGGGCTGATTACCTTGCGCATGGGCTGGCGACGTGGGCTGCTCATCGCCATGATTAGCAGTGCCGTACTAGGTGGGTTAAGCCTGCTACTGCAAATGAACCCCTTCGTGGGTTTCGGTTTCAGTATGCTGACTTGGTTGTCGGTTATCTTACTGGCAACCCTACTGGGCAATAGCGTTTCTTGGTCAAAAACCTTAACGGTATTGTTAGCGATCACAGTCGGAGCAGTGTTGCTGTTCCATCTGCAAGTCAGCGATCCAGTAGCTTTTTGGCAAAACCAGCCGTTGTGGATGCAATTTGTTGAAGTGGCAAAAAGTATGCAGGTGATGCCAGCAGAAATGCCAGCCAGTGAGCAACAACAACTGATGGATAATGCTGCCAGCATCTTATCAGGTAGCATTGCCGGAGCTGTCAGCGGATTGCTGATACTCTCGCTGTTAATTGCCCGACACTGGCAAGCGATGCTGTACAACCCCGGTGGATTCAGCGCGGAATGGCGCGAATTGCAACTGGGGAAGCCTGCGGCACTGTTGATGATTGCGGTCATTACCTTGGCTTTATTCAGCCAACAAATAACTGCCATCAATATGGTATTTGCAGGGCTAACTGTGTTCCTGTTTCAAGGCATTGCCTTGGTGCATGGGTTGGTCGCATTGCTACAGCAGCATAAAGCTTGGCTCATTGGTATGTACATTTTGCTGTTTTTGATGCCCGCTCACGGTGGCATTTTGCTCGCCGCTTTTGGCATTATCGACAGCCTAGCCGGATTTCGCAGTCAAATTAAGGCACGTAAACGTTAA
- the rpsR gene encoding 30S ribosomal protein S18, which produces MSRQFRRKKYCRFTAEGITEVDYKDLDILKSFITETGKIVPSRITGTKAKYQRQLATAIKRARFLALLPFSDQHK; this is translated from the coding sequence ATGTCACGTCAATTCCGCCGCAAAAAATACTGCCGTTTCACGGCTGAAGGCATTACCGAAGTCGATTACAAAGACCTCGATATTTTGAAAAGCTTTATTACCGAAACCGGCAAAATCGTACCGAGCCGCATTACCGGCACGAAAGCGAAATACCAACGTCAATTGGCAACCGCGATCAAACGCGCACGCTTCTTGGCTTTGTTGCCGTTTTCAGACCAACACAAGTAA
- the rpsF gene encoding 30S ribosomal protein S6 translates to MRHYEIVFLVHPDQSEQVPAMVERYRGMVQESGGAIHRLEDWGRRQLAYPINKLHKAHYVLMNIECDATTLAELETIFRFNDAVIRSVTIRCDQAITEASPLKKDGEGKPAKRMREELPEDDDDSSDDE, encoded by the coding sequence ATGAGACATTATGAAATTGTCTTTCTGGTTCACCCCGACCAGAGTGAACAAGTACCGGCAATGGTAGAACGCTACCGTGGCATGGTGCAGGAAAGCGGTGGCGCAATCCACCGTTTGGAAGACTGGGGCCGCCGTCAATTGGCTTACCCAATCAACAAACTGCACAAAGCGCATTACGTGCTGATGAATATCGAATGCGATGCAACCACATTGGCTGAACTGGAAACCATTTTCCGCTTCAACGATGCTGTTATCCGCAGCGTTACCATCCGTTGTGATCAGGCTATCACTGAAGCTTCTCCGCTCAAGAAAGACGGCGAAGGCAAGCCTGCCAAGCGTATGCGCGAAGAACTGCCTGAAGATGACGACGATTCATCTGACGACGAATAA
- a CDS encoding serine/threonine protein kinase: protein MLDNGCGMSSADSGVASSGVFFLERELQCRLQQFPISIADWQPLEVLHNSDNAIIFLAQNAQGQQAAIKRFKFDVQAVALARVAHFLRDCRALGLSEQPGLVHLWDAGVNHQAIYLVMEYVHGDTLKNHLATLSLPALAQRLRWFSELLAVLGRVHAAGLLHRDLKTSNILVRNDQSLVLLDFGMETQLLVEAGFLHEDEIYCTPYYVSPERLLGEPADVRTDLYALGVIFYELLVGQKPYEGRSLAEILKKQALAPIPQLPLWVARYQPLLNGLLAKFPENRLPSVTAVVHMLHEIQGEDSFGGV from the coding sequence GTGTTGGATAACGGATGTGGGATGAGTTCGGCGGACTCTGGAGTGGCTAGTAGCGGCGTTTTTTTTCTGGAACGTGAATTGCAATGCCGTTTGCAGCAGTTTCCTATCAGTATCGCAGACTGGCAGCCGTTGGAAGTGCTGCATAACAGTGATAACGCTATTATTTTTCTTGCTCAAAATGCACAAGGCCAACAAGCCGCGATCAAACGTTTTAAATTTGATGTGCAAGCCGTTGCATTGGCGCGTGTCGCGCACTTTTTACGTGATTGTCGGGCGTTAGGTTTGTCGGAACAACCCGGTTTGGTGCATTTGTGGGACGCGGGAGTGAATCATCAGGCCATTTATTTGGTGATGGAGTACGTTCACGGTGACACGTTAAAAAATCATTTAGCAACGTTATCGCTGCCTGCATTGGCGCAGCGTTTGCGTTGGTTTAGTGAATTGCTGGCGGTGTTGGGGCGGGTTCATGCAGCGGGTTTGTTGCACCGTGACCTGAAAACGTCCAATATTTTGGTGCGTAATGATCAATCGCTGGTGTTGCTGGATTTCGGGATGGAAACACAACTCCTCGTTGAGGCGGGTTTTTTGCACGAAGACGAAATTTACTGTACACCTTACTACGTCAGTCCCGAACGTTTACTGGGTGAGCCAGCGGATGTGCGAACAGACTTGTACGCTTTGGGGGTGATTTTTTACGAATTGCTGGTGGGGCAAAAGCCTTATGAGGGACGCTCATTAGCGGAAATCTTGAAAAAACAGGCGTTAGCCCCCATACCGCAATTGCCGCTGTGGGTCGCGCGGTATCAGCCGTTATTAAACGGTTTGTTGGCGAAGTTTCCTGAGAACAGATTGCCAAGCGTTACTGCGGTGGTACATATGTTGCATGAAATACAGGGCGAAGATTCGTTCGGTGGTGTTTAG
- the xrtH gene encoding exosortase H, with the protein MLRFLLVFLLVQGIFFGLEMLQPVQTALILPWTSLLADVSGWLMSAFDPHVATSGKIISSTLNGFAVSIEPGCNGVEAMIVLLAAIIAFPAPLLYKIYGLLLGFIAIQGLNLVRVISLFYLGQWSQELFDWAHLYIWQALIMLDALVVFLVWIRYLPEEKV; encoded by the coding sequence ATGTTACGTTTTCTGCTGGTATTCCTGCTGGTGCAGGGTATTTTCTTTGGGCTGGAAATGCTTCAGCCAGTGCAAACTGCGCTCATCTTGCCTTGGACAAGCTTACTCGCCGATGTGAGTGGCTGGTTGATGTCCGCGTTTGATCCTCATGTTGCCACGTCTGGCAAAATCATTAGCAGCACACTGAACGGTTTCGCGGTTTCGATTGAGCCAGGTTGTAACGGTGTCGAGGCTATGATCGTGTTGCTGGCGGCAATTATCGCATTCCCTGCGCCGTTGCTTTATAAAATTTACGGTTTATTACTGGGTTTTATTGCCATTCAGGGGCTGAATTTGGTGCGGGTTATTAGCCTGTTTTATTTGGGGCAGTGGAGCCAAGAGCTGTTTGATTGGGCGCATTTGTACATTTGGCAGGCGTTAATCATGTTGGATGCGCTAGTGGTATTTTTGGTGTGGATCCGCTATTTGCCTGAGGAAAAAGTATGA
- a CDS encoding exosortase H-associated membrane protein, with protein MTHKPLQRFMLGVLVFFPLTFFVWYVTAAFHLAPVTLISESVLHGVIPDAVMWLRLDGHTLVMASNFGHDAAGQVVSPPVGEDVLGFHLNPLIYSYSLPLVAALMLATPGQDKWLNLLWGILLVLPAEVFSMVFSVLKTLTFDVGHAFQVQQGISQTGADAIALGYQVGTLLLPMIMPLIVWVGLNRAFIVRLAPQLEQVFR; from the coding sequence ATGACACATAAACCGTTACAGCGTTTTATGTTGGGTGTGCTGGTGTTTTTTCCGCTGACGTTTTTTGTGTGGTATGTGACAGCAGCCTTTCACCTTGCACCAGTGACCTTGATTAGTGAAAGTGTGCTGCATGGCGTGATTCCTGATGCCGTAATGTGGTTGCGTCTGGACGGGCATACGTTAGTGATGGCCTCTAATTTTGGGCACGATGCGGCTGGGCAGGTGGTTTCTCCGCCTGTGGGTGAGGATGTGTTGGGCTTTCATTTGAATCCGTTGATTTACAGTTACAGTTTGCCTTTGGTGGCGGCATTGATGCTGGCAACACCGGGGCAGGATAAGTGGCTGAATTTATTGTGGGGAATCTTGTTGGTATTGCCTGCCGAAGTTTTCAGTATGGTATTTAGCGTATTAAAAACATTAACGTTTGATGTGGGTCATGCGTTTCAGGTGCAGCAGGGTATTTCACAAACTGGGGCAGATGCGATTGCGTTGGGGTATCAGGTTGGCACGTTATTGTTGCCGATGATAATGCCGTTGATTGTGTGGGTTGGATTAAATCGCGCATTTATTGTGCGACTTGCGCCACAATTAGAGCAGGTTTTTCGATAG